In Numida meleagris isolate 19003 breed g44 Domestic line chromosome 18, NumMel1.0, whole genome shotgun sequence, one DNA window encodes the following:
- the DUSP14 gene encoding dual specificity protein phosphatase 14: MTSRSHNSLPRTLMAPRMLSEGALGGIAQITPSLYLSRGSVASNRHLLLSRGITCIINATIEIPNFNWPQFEYVKVPLADMPNAPISLYFDSVSDKINSVARKHGATLVHCAAGVSRSATLCIAYLMKYHKVSLFEAYNWVKSRRPVIRPNVGFWRQLIDYERKLFGKTTVKMVQTPYGIIPDVYERERRPLMPYWGI; encoded by the coding sequence ATGACCTCCAGAAGCCACAACTCCTTACCGAGAACTCTGATGGCTCCACGAATGCTTTCCGAAGGTGCCCTCGGGGGCATCGCCCAAATCACCCCCTCGCTGTACCTGAGCCGGGGCAGCGTCGCCTCCAACCGGCACCTGCTCCTGTCCCGAGGGATCACCTGCATAATCAACGCAACCATCGAGATCCCCAACTTCAACTGGCCCCAGTTTGAATACGTCAAAGTGCCTTTGGCTGACATGCCCAACGCCCCCATCTCCCTGTACTTCGACAGCGTCTCCGACAAGATCAACAGCGTGGCGCGGAAGCACGGGGCCACCTTAGTCCACTGCGCGGCCGGCGTGAGCAGGTCGGCCACCCTGTGCATCGCCTACCTGATGAAGTACCACAAGGTGTCCCTCTTCGAGGCATACAACTGGGTCAAGTCGAGGCGCCCCGTTATACGCCCCAACGTGGGCTTCTGGAGGCAACTGATAGACTACGAGAGGAAGCTGTTTGGGAAGACGACGGTTAAAATGGTACAGACACCATATGGCATCATCCCAGACGTTtatgagagagagaggagacCCCTGATGCCTTACTGGGGAATTTAA